A single region of the Maylandia zebra isolate NMK-2024a linkage group LG17, Mzebra_GT3a, whole genome shotgun sequence genome encodes:
- the LOC143413361 gene encoding uncharacterized protein LOC143413361, whose product MPLSCCVYGCSSRSTRETDKRYFRVPKIAQRRGEKWKILTEKRRKKWILNLRLQSGGAESANARVCSDHFVRGCPSALDDEESEDWAPTVNLGYERKPRSESVLKRDKRMKLKAEQHRCAEAILDMQQTAESPDLSLVTVENPELQLPAENPQPEDFSVNETFTYPGCADAGCQTELTMDDIEKMEDVLRQNTAELVDLRSKALDTQFSQEAFEKNEDKTKFYTGLPNFLVLIRIFELCEPYITSGPMSLLSKFEQFILVLLRLRLNLPLKDLAFRFNISLSTASRVWHKVIDILHKRLEFLIEWPERHVLQATMPLSFRQAFGCKVAVIVDCFEVFIERPSNLLAQAQTWSNYKHHHTVKFLIGVAPQGYVTYISSAWGGRISDKQITIESGLLKNLLPGDIVLADRGFNIGDNVGFYCASLQTPAFTKGRKQLSAYEVAETRKIANLRIHVERVIGLVRRKYQILQSRAMPIENMSTKPGETHALIDKIGVICCALSNLSESVVPLE is encoded by the exons ATGCCTTTGTCCTGTTGTGTTTACGGATGCTCCAGTAGGTCGACCCGAGAAACTGATAAACGGTATTTTAGGGTACCAAAAATAGCCCaacgaagaggagaaaaatggaaaattctaaCCGAAAAACGTaggaaaaaatggattttaaatttaCGTTTACAGTCGGGAGGAGCAGAGTCTGCCAATGCCCGTGTCTGCAGCGACCACttcgtcagag GCTGCCCAAGTGCTTTGGATGACGAAGAGTCGGAGGACTGGGCTCCGACGGTCAATCTCGGCTACGAACGAAAACCCAGATCGGAATCAGTTCTCAAACGAGATAAAAGAATGAAGCTTAAGGCAGAACAGCATCGATGTGCAGAGGCGATTTTGGATATGCAACAGACGGCTGAGAGCCCGGATTTGAGCCTAGTGACAGTGGAGAACCCCGAACTGCAGCTTCCAGCTGAGAATCCACAACCAGAAGACTTCAGTGTGAATGAGACATTCACTTATCCAG GCTGTGCGGATGCTGGATGCCAGACAGAGCTGACGATGGATGACATCGAGAAGATGGAGGATGTTTTGAGACAGAACACAGCAGAGCTGGTTGATCTTCGGAGCAAGGCTCTGGACACACAGTTCAGCCAGGAGgcttttgaaaaaaatgaagacaagaCAAAGTTCTACACAGGGCTCCCCAACTTCTTAGTTTTAATTCGGATTTTTGAACTGTGCGAGCCCTATATCACCTCGGGACCTATGTCTTTGTTGTCCAAATTTGAACAATTCATACTAGTTTTGCTGAGGCTGAGACTAAATCTGCCCCTGAAAGATTTAGCTTTCAGGTTCAATATTTCTCTGTCCACTGCTTCTAGAGTTTGGCATAAAGTAATTGACATACTTCATAAAAGGTTAGAGTTCCTAATTGAGTGGCCAGAGCGACATGTTCTTCAAGCTACGATGCCACTGAGTTTCAGACAGGCATTTGGATGTAAAGTGGCTGTGATTGTTGATTGCTTTGAAGTCTTTATTGAGAGACCATCTAATCTTCTTGCACAAGCTCAAACTTGGTCCAACTACAAGCACCATCACACTGTAAAATTTTTGATTGGTGTTGCCCCCCAAGGCTACGTCACTTACATATCTTCTGCCTGGGGAGGGAGAATTAGCGATAAGCAGATCACAATAGAGAGTGGCCTCCTAAAGAACTTGTTACCTGGAGATATTGTCCTTGCAGATCGTGGGTTCAATATTGGCGATAATGTGGGGTTTTACTGTGCTTCACTACAGACACCGGCATTCACTAAAGGGAGAAAACAGCTGTCAGCCTATGAAGTGGCAGAGACAAGGAAAATAGCCAATTTGCGTATCCATGTTGAGCGAGTCATAGGTTTAGTCAGGAGGAAATATCAAATTCTGCAGAGCAGGGCTATGCCAATAGAGAACATGTCCACAAAGCCAGGTGAGACACATGCATTGATCGACAAGATTGGGGTAATTTGTTGTGCCTTATCAAATCTCTCCGAGTCTGTTGTCCCACTGGAGTAA
- the LOC143413360 gene encoding uncharacterized protein LOC143413360, protein MTCGGSAIFEWRAEVNMEDTVESQESSYCATLDPVSRERYKQIVKKYIGRDPYSLKMSEYTTEVKDLPTIDAVDITNYLVLQTSYYTREQMKAFKSLEAYNFFVSGWVHNLGTKRLRDGYSLVFARVNHSQRSNETPLKTWVIAKEDGEVIAAHCNCMAGLSESCSHVGAVLFAVEAGVKMRATCTSEQCKWLMPSHVKKIPACPVTLIDFSSAKSKKRKLECSIDGCTSTQKVGKSLPCPRVQRDSETYCRFFESLSKNCPRSAALMSREPYHKEFVPQSSMLPKTVPEYRTPETLQLPPKDLEELCLDFQLEELTLSQVQAVERATRSQSASSIWFRQRAGRVTASKLKQVLKTNPQQPSKSLIKAICYPEAYRFTTAATSYGCKHEAQARGAYEKLMSQEHAGFSCMDSGLWLNPKWPYMGSTPDGIVTCDCHGTGICEIKCPHSQRDAVNLRMRAGEKGFCLISDGDNVTLDPTHDYYYQIQAQLHIANAEYCDFVVWNRNDIFVERILPDLEFWDDAIPKVECFFRNSILPEILGQQVTNIHV, encoded by the exons ATGACGTGCGGAGGCAGCGCGATTTTTGAGTGGAGGGCGGAAGTAAACATGGAGGACACTGTGGAGAGTCAGGAGAGCAGCTATTGTGCAACTTTAGACCCCGTTTCTCGGGAGAGATATAAACAGatagttaaaaaatatatcggACGTGATCCGTATTCTTTGAAAATGTCCGAATACACCACAGAAGTAAAGGATTTGCCTACTATCGACGCTGTGGATATCACCAACTACTTGGTCCTCCAGACTTCTTACTACACTAGGGAGCAAATGAAAGCTTTCAAGAGTCTGGAGGCGTACAATTTTTTTGTCAGCGGGTGGGTCCACAACCTTGGAACAAAACGTCTCCGTGATGGATACAGTTTGGTGTTTGCAAGG GTAAACCATTCTCAGAGGTCTAACGAGACACCTCTGAAGACTTGGGTAATTGCAAAGGAGGATGGAGAAGTGATTGCAGCCCATTGCAATTGTATGGCAGG ACTATCAGAATCATGCTCGCACGTTGGAGCTGTTCTTTTTGCAGTTGAAGCTGGGGTGAAAATGAGAGCGACATGCACATCAGAGCAGTGCAAGTGGCTGATGCCATCTCATGTTAAAAAG ATTCCTGCTTGCCCAGTAACTCTGATTGACTTCTCTTCAGCAAAGTCAAAAAAACGAAAGCTTGAGTGTTCCATTGATGGCTGCACAAGTACACAAAAGGTTGGGAAATCACTTCCATGCCCAAGAGTGCAGAGAGATTCAGAGACATACTGTAGGTTTTTTGAGAGTTTAAGCAAAAACTGTCCAAGGAGTGCAGCACTGATGTCTAGGGAACCTTACCACAAAGAATTTGTCCCCCAGTCTAGCATGCTTCCTAAAACTGTGCCTGAGTACAGAACACCAGAGACACTGCAGCTCCCCCCCAAAGACCTTGAAGAGCTATGCCTGGACTTCCAGCTTGAAGAGCTCACCCTGTCCCAAGTCCAGGCTGTAGAGAGGGCGACTCGAAGTCAGAGTGCAAGCAGTATTTGGTTTAGGCAAAGAGCTGGACGCGTAACTGCCTCTAAGCTGAAACAAGTTCTTAAGACCAACCCCCAGCAACCATCAAAGAGCTTGATCAAGGCCATATGCTATCCAGAGGCATATAGGTTCACCACAGCTGCTACAAG TTATGGATGCAAACATGAAGCACAAGCCAGAGGAGCATATGAGAAGCTTATGAGCCAGGAGCATGCAGGCTTCTCATGTATGGACAGCGGTCTCTGGCTGAACCCCAAGTGGCCATACATGGGGTCCACCCCTGATGGGATAGTCACTTGTGACTGTCATGGAACTGGCATCTGCGAGATTAAG TGCCCACACTCTCAGAGAGATGCGGTCAACCTGCGCATGCGTGCTGGGGAGAAGGGCTTCTGCCTCATCAGTGACGGGGATAATGTCACACTGGACCCAACTCATGACTACTATTACCAAATTCAGGCACAGCTTCACATTGCAAATGCAGAGTACTGTGACTTTGTTGTGTGGAACCGCAATGACATATTTGTTGAAAGGATTTTGCCTGACCTTGAGTTTTGGGATGATGCGATTCCTAAAGTTGAGTGTTTTTTTAGAAACAGTATACTCCCAGAAATACTGGGACAGCAAGTTACAAACATACATGTGTAA
- the LOC101467956 gene encoding uncharacterized protein LOC101467956 produces the protein MARCRSYLRGLAICVTVLLLVSGFVMIGAAFSPIDDIPVAELFDQLSISNGLLVLQVFGPLTMVLSVLGISAASLDYKSLLLVFSALTFVEFVALMIVASPLVQVQAQMDFAVDELFLNVTPLHKAAADIQKELNKLQTSDSCCGLRKFEDWDNQLPFSCICTPPTTTYTSESRSQPGNSSSYEPCVMVGSNQQFVHSKPCGPILKSYLSFPVKLRIGIISAFATIAITAIALCLALGLEKYWKKPPVETTVDDYDRVKYQPKPSLT, from the exons ATGGCTCGCTGCAGGAGCTACTTGCGAGGACTTGCCATCTGTGTTACTGTGTTGCTACTG GTGTCTGGGTTTGTGATGATTGGTGCTGCTTTTTCCCCCATTGATGATATACCTGTTGCAGAG TTGTTTGACCAGCTGTCCATTAGTAATGGCTTACTGGTCCTGCAGGTGTTTGGTCCACTCACAATGGTTTTGTCTGTTCTGGGCATATCTGCTGCCTCTTTGGACTACAAATCTTTGCTGTTGGTG ttttctgcTCTGACATTTGTGGAGTTTGTGGCACTAATGATCGTTGCCTCACCCCTGGTTCAGGTTCAAGCTCAG ATGGACTTTGCCGTGGATGAATTGTTTCTCAATGTGACACCCCTACACAAAGCAGCAGCTGACATCCAGAAAGAATTAAATAAGCTTCAGACGTCG GACTCCTGTTGTGGTTTGAGGAAATTTGAAGACTGGGATAATCAGCTTCCTTTTTCCTGTATCTGCACACCTCCTACAACCACCTATACCAGTGAGTCAAG ATCTCAGCCTGGTAATTCCAGCTCATATGAGCCTTGTGTGATGGTGGGAAGTAACCAGCAGTTTGTGCACTCCAAG CCCTGTGGTCCCATCCTAAAGAGCTACCTGAGTTTCCCAGTCAAGCTCAGAATAGGAATCATTTCAGCTTTCGCCACCATtgca ataACAGCCATTGCTCTGTGTCTTGCTTTGGGTCTGGAGAAATACTGGAAGAAGCCTCCAGTTGAAACTACAGTCGACGACTACGACAGAGTGAAATACCAACCTAAACCTTCCCtcacctga